The proteins below come from a single Lasioglossum baleicum chromosome 20, iyLasBale1, whole genome shotgun sequence genomic window:
- the LOC143218859 gene encoding uncharacterized protein LOC143218859, whose amino-acid sequence MASLGGCVSTMVDDEEQEELRCTGSDVEIEEYTDTEESPYVAYQTSDKLFDTDRAGWQKFSFIATLLAVVVSITFLIITYPLYLESVSAASNAYTGLLFTALSSTCILGMVWFIAGRVSPPPALIPNSMKIRIPRCALLKISFVYALSGILITLCLDESRVLCHLQDPIKGITLVFSLVYYFFFCRKMMSLQRIFSSTTIIVGLFISVDYGLCDEFRCRGREVSAHTASLRGSWGVRAIWTFVYVGSLAAFAMFFTLLEGHYTTEQQNMCQIASQQNSFLYTVSRLVSSRDIRRRGSEEEGGRLLHVTDPDPTVKPKHIPKPPILETLFYIHLIAFFAILSMCWLDTLPGIGRGLSPVELYRAMEHGITCHFRNPESCASIASHGWTFLIAYTVFTISALNFLSMNESAVFTVATATVSLPLSGIWWSIYKMQVGADGGFIVWSPGVTGELICALLGLPVVLLGLGLLVRSHLRDTQPCYLTMQPPDVQYEPSQR is encoded by the exons ATGGCGAGCCTAGGGGGTTGCGTTTCAACAATGGTGGACGACGAGGAACAGGAAGAGCTGCGTTGTACGGGGAGCGACGTCGAGATCGAAGAGTACACGGACACAGAGGAGTCGCCATATGTCGCTTATCAGACCAGTGATAAGCTGTTCGATACGGACCGAGCTGGATGGCAAAAATTCAGCTTCATCGCCACCCTCCTCGCCGTGGTCGTGTCCATTACCTTTCTGATTATCACGTATCCCCTTTATCTGGAGAGCGTCAGCGCCGCTTCCAACGCGTACACAG GGCTCCTCTTCACGGCCCTAAGCTCCACCTGCATCCTCGGCATGGTGTGGTTCATCGCTGGAAGAGTTTCACCGCCGCCGGCACTGATTCCCAACAGCATGAAGATCAGGATACCCCGCTGTGCTCTGCTCAAAATAAGTTTTGTCTACGCTCTCTCCGGCATCCTGATCACGCTTTGCTTGGACGAGAGTCGGGTGCTTTGTCACCTGCAGGATCCCATCAAAGGGATCACCCTTGTCTTCTCTCTGGTCTACTACTTCTTCTTCTGTCGAAAAA TGATGAGCTTGCAACGGATCTTCTCGAGCACCACAATCATTGTCGGGCTGTTCATAAGCGTCGACTACGGGCTGTGCGATGAGTTTCGGTGTAGGGGCAGAGAGGTTTCCGCCCACACGGCCAGCTTGAGAGGATCCTGGGGAGTTAGGGCCATTTGGACCTTCGTCTACGTGGGTTCACTGGCTGCCTTTGCTATGTTCTTCACCTTACTGGAGGGACATTACACTACCGAG CAACAGAACATGTGCCAGATAGCAAGCCAGCAAAATTCCTTCCTGTACACTGTCTCCCGTCTGGTGTCATCAAGAGACATCAGACGTCGCGGGTCCGAAGAGGAAGGCGGAAGGTTGCTTCACGTGACAGATCCTGACCCCACCGTCAAGCCAAAACACATTCCAAAGCCTCCGATTTTGGAGACACTTTTCTACATCCATTTAATTGCATTCTTCGCCATCCTGTCAATGTGCTGGCTGGACACGTTGCCGGGGATTGGCAGG GGTCTATCACCGGTGGAGTTGTACCGTGCGATGGAGCACGGAATCACCTGTCACTTCAGGAACCCGGAGTCCTGCGCCAGTATTGCTAGTCATGGTTGGACCTTCCTGATCGCGTACACTGTCTTCACGATCTCAGCTCTCAACTTCCTGTCAATGAACGAGAGCGCTGTCTTCACTGTTGCCACGGCTACAGTCTCACTTCCACTCTCTGGGATCTGGTGGAGCATTTACAAGATGCAAGTCGGCGCTGACGGTG GATTCATCGTCTGGTCACCAGGAGTGACCGGTGAGCTGATCTGCGCGCTCCTGGGCCTTCCAGTAGTCCTTCTGGGCCTGGGACTCCTAGTTAGATCGCACTTGAGGGACACGCAGCCTTGCTACCTAACGATGCAGCCGCCGGACGTGCAGTACGAGCCTTCCCAGAGATGA